CGCGCCGTGCCAGCGGGCCTGACGGGTGAATTCCGTCACGGTGTGGCCTCCGGATTCGAATCCGTCCCGGGACTCGTTCGATCGGTCTCCGTCGATCCCGTCTCGACCGCGACCGCCGGCGTCGACTGCACCCGGTCGATCTCCGCGATCGTCCGCTCGAGACTCCGGCGGAACGGATCGGCGGTACTCACGAGGTCGACCAGCCAGAGCCACAGCGGGGTCGACGGCCCGTCGTCGCCCCCGAGGAAGGCGGCAGCTCTCGCGTCGTCGGTCCACGTGCCGGCCTCGATCGCGGCCATTGCATCGTCTTCCGTCAGTCCGGCGCGGTTCGCGTACGCGGTCGCGGCGATCGGCCGGAGCGAGTCGACGAGTCGCTCGCGCGCCTCCTCGCGCGTCGACCGCGAGCGGTCGTCGTAGGCCGTCGCGAGTTCGAGCCGGCGATCGAACCACGCACCGGCGACGGGATAGTCGGCAGTCGATTCGTCGAACGAGGCAGCCCCGGATTCGGCTGTCGAATCGACCAGTGGTAGCGGCGCCGACGAGAACCGAACCCGACCGATAATTCCGAGCGACGCCGCGGCCACGACGAGCAGGCCGATCACCGCTAACACGACCGTTCCGGGATCGAGCGTCGCCAACAGCGACTCGAGCGCGGGAGCCGCCTCGAGGAGCAATCCGGGCCGA
This portion of the Natrinema salinisoli genome encodes:
- a CDS encoding DUF7269 family protein produces the protein MSRAPSTGGLAVVTLLSVALLAVGGILSVRPGLLLEAAPALESLLATLDPGTVVLAVIGLLVVAAASLGIIGRVRFSSAPLPLVDSTAESGAASFDESTADYPVAGAWFDRRLELATAYDDRSRSTREEARERLVDSLRPIAATAYANRAGLTEDDAMAAIEAGTWTDDARAAAFLGGDDGPSTPLWLWLVDLVSTADPFRRSLERTIAEIDRVQSTPAVAVETGSTETDRTSPGTDSNPEATP